Proteins co-encoded in one Streptococcus parauberis NCFD 2020 genomic window:
- the thrC gene encoding threonine synthase: MGLVYQSTRDAENKVSASQAILSGLASDGGLFTPISMPEVNLDFDQLQSASYQEIAKLILSAFFDDFSEEELDYCIQSAYDQKFDTAKIAPLVSLSDYHNLELFHGSTIAFKDMALSILPYLLTTAAKKQGVDNKIVILTATSGDTGKAAMAGFADVPGTEIIVFYPKYGVSKIQELQMTTQLGDNTHVIAIDGNFDDAQSDVKRMFNDADLAKKLADQGMQLSSANSMNIGRLVPQVVYYIYAYAQLVKEGSITAGDQINITVPTGNFGNILAAYYAKQIGLPVHKLICASNENNVLTDFFTTHLYNKNRDFKVTSSPSMDILVSSNLERLIFHLLGDDSEATRQLMTSLTEQGSYQLQAKDAQIFELFTSGYATEEETKAEIKAIFESDNYVIDPHTAVASAVYRRYRQESGDQHQTIIASTASPYKFPQVVVDAIQGKSCEDDFQAVELLEDISGVAIPKAVQDLYQASVRHETMVSHLDMQDAVEKYLGV; the protein is encoded by the coding sequence ATGGGACTCGTTTATCAATCAACTCGTGATGCGGAGAATAAAGTCAGTGCAAGTCAAGCTATTTTATCTGGCTTAGCTTCAGATGGTGGTCTCTTTACGCCAATTAGTATGCCAGAGGTTAATTTAGATTTTGATCAACTGCAATCAGCATCATATCAAGAAATTGCCAAACTTATTTTGTCTGCCTTCTTCGATGATTTTAGTGAGGAAGAATTGGACTATTGTATTCAGTCCGCCTATGATCAAAAGTTTGACACGGCCAAAATTGCGCCTTTGGTTTCTTTGTCTGATTACCATAATTTAGAGCTCTTTCACGGGTCGACTATTGCCTTTAAAGATATGGCCTTGTCAATCTTGCCATATTTATTAACAACAGCTGCTAAGAAGCAGGGCGTTGATAATAAAATTGTTATTTTGACAGCTACTTCTGGGGATACTGGGAAGGCTGCTATGGCTGGCTTTGCCGATGTACCTGGAACAGAAATCATTGTTTTTTATCCTAAGTATGGGGTCAGCAAGATTCAAGAGTTGCAGATGACGACGCAACTTGGGGACAATACACACGTTATTGCTATTGATGGCAATTTTGATGATGCGCAATCGGATGTGAAACGAATGTTTAATGATGCTGACTTGGCAAAAAAATTGGCTGACCAAGGGATGCAATTATCTTCTGCTAATTCGATGAATATTGGACGTTTGGTTCCACAGGTTGTTTATTATATCTATGCTTATGCTCAGTTAGTTAAAGAGGGCTCAATTACTGCCGGTGACCAAATCAATATTACGGTTCCGACTGGTAATTTTGGGAATATTTTGGCGGCTTACTATGCTAAGCAAATTGGTCTGCCTGTTCATAAATTAATTTGTGCATCAAATGAGAATAATGTTTTAACAGATTTCTTTACAACTCACCTATACAATAAAAATCGTGATTTCAAAGTGACAAGTAGTCCGTCTATGGATATTTTGGTGTCTTCTAATTTAGAACGTTTAATTTTCCATCTGCTGGGAGATGACTCTGAGGCAACTCGTCAATTAATGACGTCTCTGACTGAGCAAGGGTCTTATCAACTGCAGGCTAAGGATGCTCAGATTTTTGAACTTTTCACCTCTGGTTATGCGACAGAAGAAGAGACAAAAGCAGAAATCAAGGCTATTTTTGAGTCTGATAACTATGTGATTGATCCGCATACGGCTGTGGCATCGGCAGTTTACCGTCGTTACCGTCAGGAGTCGGGTGATCAGCACCAAACGATCATTGCTTCGACAGCTAGTCCTTATAAGTTCCCACAAGTAGTTGTTGATGCGATTCAAGGGAAAAGTTGTGAGGATGATTTCCAAGCAGTTGAATTGCTAGAAGACATTTCTGGTGTGGCTATTCCAAAAGCTGTTCAGGATTTATATCAAGCTTCTGTTCGTCATGAAACGATGGTTAGCCATCTGGACATGCAAGATGCTGTAGAAAAGTATTTAGGAGTATAG